The Ranitomeya variabilis isolate aRanVar5 chromosome 7, aRanVar5.hap1, whole genome shotgun sequence genome includes a window with the following:
- the LOC143785299 gene encoding E3 ubiquitin/ISG15 ligase TRIM25-like isoform X1: protein MASAELRDELDCSICLSLYADPVSLKCGHNFCRSCIVSVLDAQEAAGGYSCPDCRAEYPERPALEKNRMLRNIVEHFSSTQPGMEETRIFCTYCTKSPVPAVKSCLHCETSLCDDHLTAHNKTVDHILIDPTDSFGYKKCSLHKKVLEYYCPQDAACLCVSCCLVGVHRGHQVELLDEASEKKKKELRKYLDELNPQKSEIETRVQNLQDRKRKIQDKSSDKRKNISKIFMDIKKQLEAAENEALSEVTRQEEKIVSQISQLIKELEIKVDELYKKMCHVEEMCRVTEPIRLLQESDITVCSHGGDEDTGGDGEEVSSEEDMDVGQDSGHADVHVSGIKEQENMTDPIIDLHKSDQEDSCCGQSMVVHEESSDEDLDEMTDLDEVLISLTLHRSMRDIVTNVTSELGIHVPDILLDVDTAHKRVKISEDLKTATQSKQKQERPESQDRFVSCSQVLSRCVLSSGRHYWEVEWDQIGECSIGLSYPSIEREGEQSWIGLNNKSWCLDMYATLCQVLHNSVELTLTVTPTCPTLGVFLDYEAGRLSFYELCDPIRHLHTLTASFTEPLHVVLYVYKGASVTIRS, encoded by the coding sequence ATGGCGTCTGCTGAGCTGAGGGACGAGCTGGACTGCTCCATCTGCCTGAGCCTCTATGCAGATCCCGTATCCCTAaaatgtggacacaacttctgccgctcATGTATTGTGAGTGTGCTGGATGCACAGGAGGCGGCTGGAGGGTATTCCTGTCCTGACTGCAGAGCAGAATATCCGGAGCGTCCGGCCCTGGAGAAGAACCGAATGCTGAGGAACATAGTGGAACATTTTTCATCTACTCAGCCTGGTATGGAGGAGACCagaatcttctgtacttactgtacaaagtctcctgtaCCGGCTGTGAAATCCTGTCTACATTGTGAGACCTCGCTATGtgatgaccacctgacagcccacaataAGACAGTGGATCATATATtaatagatcccactgattctttTGGTTACAAAAAATGTTCCCTCCACAAGAAGGTTCTGGAGTATTACTGTCCGCAGGATGCAGCTTGTCTGTGTGTATCTTGTTGTTTGGTTGGTGTACACCGAGGACACCAGGTGGAACTTCTAGATGAGGCTTCTGAGAAGAAGAAAAAGGAACTGAGGAAATATCTGGATGAACTAAATCCACAAAAATCAGAAATTGAGACAAGAGTCCAGAATCTGCAGGATCGTAAGAGGAAGATCCAGGATAAATCCTCCGATAAGAGGAAGAACATCAGTAAGATATTTATGGACATTAAGAAGCAACTGGAAGCGGCAGAAAATGAAGCACTGAGCGAGGTCACCAGGCAGGAGGAGAAGATTGTGTCCCAAATATCTCAATTGATCAAGGAACTGGAAATAAAAGTGGACGAGCTGTACAAGAAGATGTGTCATGTGGAGGAGATGTGTCGTGTCACCGAACCAATAAGACTCTTACAAGAAAGTGACATTACAGTATGTAgtcatggaggtgatgaggacacagggggagATGGTGAAGAGGTCAGTTCTGAGGAGGATATGGATGTGGGACAAGACTCAGGACATGCTGATGTTCATGTGTCTGGCATCAAAGAGCAGGAAAACATGACTGACCCAATTATTGACCTACATAAATCAGATCAAGAAGACTCTTGTTGTGGTCAAAGTATGGTTGTACATGAGGAATCTTCAGATGAGGACCTAGATGAGATGACTGATCTAGATGAGGTTCTGATCTCACTGACCTTACACAGATCTATGAGGGATATTGTCACCAATGTAACGTCAGAGCTCGGGATCCATGTTccagacatattactggatgtgGACACTGCTCATAAAAGGGTGAAGATATCAGAAGATCTGAAAACGGCAACACAATCAAAACAAAAACAGGAGAGGCCAGAATCGCAAGATAGATTTGTGTCTTGCTCCCAGGTGTTAAGCAGATGTGTCCTCtcctcaggacgacattactgggagGTAGAATGGGACCAGATAGGAGAATGTAGCATTGGATTGTCCTATCCCAGTATAGAAAGGGAAGGAGAACAGTCTTGGATTGGACTTAATAATAAATCTTGGTGTTTGGATATGTATGCTACACTATGCCAAGTATTGCACAACTCGGTCGAATTAACTCTCACTGTAACGCCAACATGT